TTGATGGACTTCTGGACGGAGGGCGTCGGGCCGAACTTCTTCGCGCACTCGCTGCAGGGGGGCGGCTGCGGCAGCGCCTCCCCTGCGTTGAAGAGATCACTGACCCGCTTGCAATGCTGACATTCGTAATAGAAGAGCATCCGCGTCCCTCGTGGTTCCGGATGTTCTCCGTCCTCCGCGCGGGCGGTCAAGCGAGCGGGCTGGCGCGGAGCGGCGGCCTCGCGAGGACGGCGCCGCTCCGGTGACTCCGAGGGGGCTACGGCGCGAGGGCGTTCGCGTCGAACGTCTTGCCCAGGAATACCTGGGTGCCCAGCGGGCGGCTTCCCACCAGGTCGACCTTCCCATCGTGGTCCACGTCACCGATGAAGCGTGGGAAGGCGGCCTGCCAGCTTCCGCTGGCGACCGTGAAATTCTTCAGGACCCGCTGCGCCGGGAGGAACGTCGTGCCGGTGGAGAACGAGACCCAGACGTAGTCATGGCCGAACCCGATGATGTCCGCGCGGCCATCCGCGTTGAGGTCGCCCAGGTACCGCGGGTAATCCGCCGTGGCCCAGCCTCCCACGCTGGGATCCGCTCCGTAGTCGGCGACCCAGAGGGCCGGCGGCGCGAAGGAGGCGGTGGTCGCGGTGGAGGTGGACAGCGCCACGATGACGCCCCACTCCGAGAAGCCCACGATGTCCGCCTTGCCGTCGCCATTCACGTCGGCGACCCGGCGGGGGTGGCGCACTCCGTCCCAGCCGCCCTGCACGGCGGAGCTGCCGAAGGCGGCCAGGGCCACTACGGGGGCCGCGAACTGCGTGCTCGCGGCGCACAGGGCTCCCGTGCACTGCGACAGCGAGACCACGGTGCCGCTGCCGTTGAAGCCGATGATGTCGTCGGTGCCGTCGCCGTTGACGTCCGCGAGCATGCGCGGCGCGGCCAGGGCGCTCGGCCAGTCCGGACTGGCGTGGTGGAAGCCGACGAAGCTGAAGGCGCCCGGCGTGAAGCTGTAGCCCGTGGAATAGGAGAGCGAGACGCCGTTCTCGCCGAAGCCGACGATGTCGGCCCGGCCGTCTGCGTTGACGTCGCCGACGGAGCGGGGGTGCAGGGTGCCGCTCCAGCCCGCGCTGGTCCCGAAGTCCGCCAGCCAGACCTGGGCCAGTTGGAAGGTCCGCTGCGAGGCGTTCGCCGAGGCCACGCGCACGCCGTTGCTGTGGAAGTAGATGAGTTCGTCGCCTGCGACCCCATCCACGTCCGCCAACTGGCGCAGGACCTCCCCGGGAGCATCACCCAGGGTCCAGAACTGGTCGGTCCAGCGCCTCGGGCCATAGACGCTGGCCACGCCCACCTTGTCGAACGCGCTCAGGGTCTCGGACATATTGCTGTTGCAGGCGTTCATGGACTGCATGAGCGAGTTGCGGTCGTAGCGGGTGTACGCCGGACCGAGGTTCACATTCGCGCTGCACGGGGCCTGGGCGTCGTCGCGGTGCTGCTCGTGGTTGAAGCCCATGACGTGCCCGAGTTCGTGGGAGGCGAGATATTGCAGGCGGCTGAGCCGGCCCGAGAAGTTGGTCCCGGGCAGGTCGATGAAGCCCGATCTGCCTTGCGATGGCAGGAGCAAGGTATTCGCCATCCCCACGCCCACGATGCCTCCTCCGCTATCCGGGGGCGCGCTCGGTATCAACTCGAGGCGGACGTATTTCGTGGTGCCCGTGGTGGGGCACTCCTCGGTCCAGATGAATCGGACCTGGGATTCGAACTCCCAGGTGCGCGCGAGGGACTCCATCATGAGCTGCTTGTCCACGTCGTAGCCGGGGGTCAGCCAGCAGACCGGGATGACCGGGTCCGTGAGCGACCAGAGCTGGACTCCATTCTCGGAATAGAGCGCATCCGACTTCACGGAGAGGTCCGGCTCCCGCATGGGCGCCTGGACCTCTCCACCACATCCATTGATGACAACTCCAGACACCGCGAGCCACAGGGCACGTCGAAGCAACGACACGATGGTTCTCCCCCAAGGGATTGGAATGAAAGACGGCAACCCCTTTCGAGTGGGGCGGCAGCCTACCGTCCGGGCCTGGAAGCGATCCACCTGACGGACGTGCTGCTTCCCCATCCATGCGGCGGTCGCTCGCGCGGGTCTGGGGGACTTCAGGGGGCCGGGTGTCGGGTCAGCCAGGTCTCCACATCCTTCAACTGCGGCTGCGAGTCCGCGAGGAGGAACCATGACGGAGACACTGGAAGTCGTCCCAGGGGAGCGTGAGGAAGGCGCGGCGGTCCTTGTGCGTTCCTGGCAGCTGACGAGGACGCTGCTGCAGGAGCTGTCCCCCAGGGACCTGCGCACGGGGCGCTGGTTCACCCAGTTGCTGTCCATCTACCTGCGGCACTACGACACGCACCGGCTGCACGCGGTCGCCGCGGCGAAGGGGACGGGCGCTGACACCACCGAAAGCCTCATCCGGCAGGCCTGCGAGGCGGCCTTCCTCACCGGCGCGGGGAGTGGCTCGGTCACCACCGGCATCACCGCGGCCTCGGCGGACGCGGGCGTCGCCGGGTTGATGGTGGCCCTTCCCGCCTCGGGGCTGGTCGTCACGGCGGAGATGATGGTGCGGGCCCTCATCCACCTGCGGCTGGCGTGCGACCTGGCCAGCGCCTTCCACATCCGCTTCGACCCGGAGGACCCCGCGGATTTCTCGCGACTCTATTCCCTCTTCCATGGTGGGGAGCACGACGAGGAAGAGGACCCGCTCGGCCTGGAGCGCGTGGAGCACCTGACGCAAGCGAAGGCGACCGACCTGGGCGAGGACCTGGGCGCGAAGCTGCTGGGTGACAGCGTGGCGCGCAACATCGTGCCCTTCCTGAACGTGGTGACGTCCTCCGTGGACAACTGGCGGCGCACCCGGCGGCTGGGCGACTCCATGCTCCGCTACGTGCGGCTGCGCCACGCGCTGGAGGAGGCCAACGCGGCGCTGCGCAAGGTGGCGCCGCGCAACGAGAGCCTGCTGCTGGAGAGCGCGTGGTTCCTCTTCATCTCCGACGGCCGCCTCCGCGAGGAGGAGTCCGCCGTGCTCACCCACGAACTCTCCCGGCTCACCCCGGCGCGGCGAAGGGAGACGCGGGTGCGCTTCGTGGACGACGAGTCCGATTGGCTCCAACGCCTGCGCTCGGCACCGGCCAGCGCGCGTGAAGTCCTCCAGGAGTCCCTGAACGCGCTCGCCGCCGCGGACCTCTCCGTGACCGACCCCGAGCGGGCCCTGCTTCAAAAGGCCGCGCAGGCCCTCCACACCTCCCTGGACCGCGGGCACCTGGAAACGCTGGTGCGGCGCTACCGCGAGGAGGGCGTGGCCCACGCGCCCAAGGCCCGGGCCGCCGTGTCACGAGCACACCCGGCGGCGCGCGAAGAGACGCCGGCGCGCGTCCACTGAGGTCCCCTCCCCGC
The sequence above is drawn from the Corallococcus sp. NCRR genome and encodes:
- a CDS encoding FG-GAP-like repeat-containing protein, translated to MSLLRRALWLAVSGVVINGCGGEVQAPMREPDLSVKSDALYSENGVQLWSLTDPVIPVCWLTPGYDVDKQLMMESLARTWEFESQVRFIWTEECPTTGTTKYVRLELIPSAPPDSGGGIVGVGMANTLLLPSQGRSGFIDLPGTNFSGRLSRLQYLASHELGHVMGFNHEQHRDDAQAPCSANVNLGPAYTRYDRNSLMQSMNACNSNMSETLSAFDKVGVASVYGPRRWTDQFWTLGDAPGEVLRQLADVDGVAGDELIYFHSNGVRVASANASQRTFQLAQVWLADFGTSAGWSGTLHPRSVGDVNADGRADIVGFGENGVSLSYSTGYSFTPGAFSFVGFHHASPDWPSALAAPRMLADVNGDGTDDIIGFNGSGTVVSLSQCTGALCAASTQFAAPVVALAAFGSSAVQGGWDGVRHPRRVADVNGDGKADIVGFSEWGVIVALSTSTATTASFAPPALWVADYGADPSVGGWATADYPRYLGDLNADGRADIIGFGHDYVWVSFSTGTTFLPAQRVLKNFTVASGSWQAAFPRFIGDVDHDGKVDLVGSRPLGTQVFLGKTFDANALAP